One segment of Anatilimnocola aggregata DNA contains the following:
- a CDS encoding protein-disulfide reductase DsbD family protein produces the protein MRRCVGKSGQLILASAWLLVGLLGTVVVAQEAPTKTKAKPFNFDFAPNPGLSPAAASGEMELTASFHIEQGASTGRLVVEATISPEWHTFAITQPPGGSQPSKLTVPAAVDYRLTGPWVADRNPKVVASEVFQHKGKPVQEEMFEGRVVWTAPIELTAGVKAEELEIPVAYSGQICHDKGGCIPVNKPKLVAKFAGYDEAPQTAGEFKAYDGELVLRGKLEPQVVKPGGTATLTITAEVAPEWHVYEQANAIGESINKPTLFVVANSAGWKVGEVKASAPAKAPSGSSDLPYYSGTVSWVVDLQVPADAPRGEVTLSGLLGFQICTDTNCKTPAGAQFTVSAIVGEADSVGPALVQFKEGTYKEAAELTKEMAASTAAQTATTEGRATAAPLPMPLLIGLAFAGGLLLNFMPCVLPVLGLKLISFAQQGGESRTRMLLLNLSYTAGLMVVFMILAVLSITAGLAWGEQMTHFGFRMTLLVITFALALSLFGVWEIPIPGFAGSEGSSKLQKQEGYTGAFFKGLFTTILGISCSGPLLGFALGATISLPPIYTVVIFACIGLGMASPFLALPFVPGVRNLLPKPGDWMDTFKQVMGFVMMAAAIFFFSTIQNEWRIATASLLLGVGFACWWIGKVPMYDPLGKQLTAWIGGAAAAALVGVVAFNTLGPPDKSVALDWQEFSTAKLKQLQQENRTILVDFTADWCVNCQTNLKFAIERSDVKQLVEQNKVVAVKADWTNPNPELEATLKGLRMRQIPVLAIYPAGKPEDVIVIDGILTKDQVIAAIQKAGPSKVALDNARPAAATTAKLDLSTP, from the coding sequence ATGCGTCGTTGCGTGGGGAAATCGGGACAGCTGATCTTGGCGAGCGCCTGGTTGCTCGTCGGCTTGTTGGGTACGGTCGTCGTCGCCCAAGAGGCGCCGACCAAGACCAAGGCCAAGCCCTTCAATTTTGATTTTGCCCCAAACCCGGGCTTAAGTCCGGCCGCTGCGTCTGGGGAGATGGAGTTGACCGCCTCCTTTCATATCGAGCAGGGTGCATCGACCGGCCGGCTGGTGGTTGAAGCGACCATCAGCCCCGAGTGGCATACCTTTGCGATTACGCAGCCCCCCGGTGGTTCGCAACCATCGAAGCTGACGGTTCCCGCTGCGGTCGACTATCGCCTGACCGGTCCCTGGGTTGCCGATCGCAACCCGAAGGTCGTGGCATCAGAAGTCTTTCAACACAAGGGAAAGCCTGTCCAAGAAGAGATGTTCGAAGGGCGCGTGGTGTGGACTGCTCCTATCGAGTTGACTGCGGGGGTGAAGGCCGAAGAGTTGGAAATTCCTGTCGCGTACTCGGGACAAATCTGTCACGACAAGGGGGGCTGCATTCCTGTGAACAAGCCCAAGCTGGTCGCGAAGTTTGCCGGCTACGACGAAGCACCTCAGACCGCTGGCGAGTTCAAAGCCTACGACGGTGAACTCGTCTTGCGGGGCAAGCTTGAGCCCCAGGTCGTAAAGCCGGGGGGTACAGCAACGCTGACCATTACCGCTGAAGTGGCTCCGGAGTGGCACGTTTATGAACAGGCAAATGCCATCGGCGAGTCGATCAACAAACCCACGCTATTCGTGGTCGCTAACTCGGCCGGCTGGAAGGTCGGCGAAGTGAAAGCTTCTGCGCCAGCGAAAGCGCCCAGTGGCAGTTCCGATTTGCCGTACTACTCGGGTACCGTGAGTTGGGTTGTTGACCTGCAAGTTCCGGCCGATGCGCCACGTGGCGAAGTCACCCTCAGCGGTCTGTTGGGTTTTCAGATCTGCACCGACACGAACTGTAAAACACCAGCTGGTGCCCAGTTCACCGTGAGTGCAATTGTCGGCGAAGCCGACTCTGTCGGCCCCGCGCTCGTGCAATTCAAAGAAGGCACCTATAAAGAGGCAGCCGAGTTGACGAAGGAAATGGCCGCGAGCACTGCCGCACAGACGGCAACCACCGAAGGCAGAGCAACCGCCGCTCCGCTGCCGATGCCCCTATTGATCGGTCTCGCTTTTGCTGGCGGTCTGCTCCTCAACTTCATGCCCTGCGTCTTGCCAGTGCTGGGCCTAAAGCTGATCTCGTTTGCCCAGCAAGGCGGAGAGAGTCGCACGCGCATGCTGCTCCTCAATCTTTCGTACACTGCCGGCCTGATGGTCGTCTTCATGATCCTCGCGGTCCTATCGATCACCGCTGGCCTGGCGTGGGGCGAGCAGATGACCCACTTCGGCTTTCGCATGACACTGCTGGTGATCACCTTTGCGTTGGCCCTCAGCCTGTTCGGTGTTTGGGAGATTCCGATTCCTGGGTTCGCAGGCTCCGAAGGTTCGAGCAAATTGCAAAAGCAGGAAGGGTACACCGGCGCGTTCTTCAAAGGCCTGTTTACGACCATCCTTGGCATCTCCTGCAGCGGACCGCTGTTAGGTTTTGCCCTCGGTGCGACGATCTCGTTGCCGCCAATCTACACAGTCGTGATTTTCGCCTGCATCGGCTTGGGCATGGCATCGCCGTTTCTCGCTCTGCCGTTCGTCCCTGGTGTTCGCAACCTGCTTCCTAAGCCGGGCGATTGGATGGATACCTTCAAGCAAGTGATGGGCTTTGTGATGATGGCCGCGGCCATCTTCTTCTTCTCCACCATTCAGAATGAATGGCGCATTGCAACTGCTTCGCTCTTGCTCGGTGTCGGTTTTGCCTGTTGGTGGATTGGCAAGGTACCGATGTACGATCCGCTCGGCAAGCAACTGACTGCCTGGATCGGTGGCGCTGCGGCAGCTGCCCTCGTCGGCGTCGTGGCCTTCAATACGCTTGGTCCCCCTGATAAGTCCGTCGCCCTCGACTGGCAGGAATTCTCGACCGCGAAGTTAAAGCAACTGCAACAAGAAAACCGCACAATCCTCGTCGACTTCACGGCCGACTGGTGCGTGAATTGTCAGACGAACTTGAAATTTGCAATCGAGCGATCCGACGTCAAACAGCTGGTCGAACAGAATAAAGTGGTTGCCGTCAAAGCTGATTGGACCAATCCGAATCCGGAACTGGAAGCGACCCTCAAGGGCTTGCGAATGCGGCAGATTCCAGTGCTCGCCATCTATCCCGCAGGAAAGCCGGAGGATGTCATCGTGATCGATGGCATCCTTACCAAAGATCAAGTGATCGCCGCCATCCAAAAAGCGGGTCCGTCCAAGGTGGCACTAGATAATGCTAGACCTGCTGCAGCGACGACTGCTAAGCTGGATTTATCCACTCCCTAA
- a CDS encoding secondary thiamine-phosphate synthase enzyme YjbQ, translating into MWAQQFITLKPRTRGFHLITGEVLAAISEVRQVKIGLLHVFIQHTSASLTINENADRDVRRDLERVISSIAREDFPYDHTLEGPDDMPAHVKASLMGSSVSVPVRNGQMQLGTWQGIYLCEHRNSGGPRSLVLTLMGE; encoded by the coding sequence ATGTGGGCTCAACAATTCATCACGCTAAAGCCTCGCACTCGCGGATTCCATCTCATTACAGGCGAAGTACTTGCGGCGATTTCCGAAGTTCGGCAAGTGAAAATCGGCTTGTTGCACGTTTTCATCCAACACACTTCGGCGTCCCTCACGATCAACGAGAATGCCGACCGCGATGTTCGCCGCGATCTCGAACGAGTCATTTCCTCCATCGCTCGCGAAGACTTTCCTTACGACCATACCCTGGAAGGGCCCGACGACATGCCCGCCCACGTTAAGGCTTCCCTCATGGGGAGTAGCGTGAGTGTGCCAGTTCGCAACGGACAGATGCAGCTTGGTACTTGGCAAGGAATTTATCTTTGCGAGCACCGCAACTCCGGTGGGCCCCGCTCGCTCGTCCTCACCCTAATGGGAGAGTAG
- a CDS encoding DNA polymerase III subunit, translating to MSWQGIRGQDEVVERFRTALAHHRLASTFLFVGPEGCGKRLLAHKLAQSFLCEVNPEEALNPCGNCTACKQVLAGTHPDLDVIAKPEDKSSIPLEMLIGDKEHRMREGLCFRISLKPYSGRRKIAIIDDADFLFHEGANCLLKTLEEPPPKSILILLGTSEQRQLPTIRSRCQVVRFQPLVPEDIAAILLAQHVTDDPAAAQQAAAIAEGSVAVATRMLDAELAEFRSELLQSLSQTLLQPAVLVKLVQTFVDGAGKESAAKKQRLKDALGSATLFFRQLMLAASGASEATPALRSWPYGAKASATAVDLCLEASTAVDANASAANVLEWWADELATLQRTGTASLLSH from the coding sequence ATGAGTTGGCAAGGCATTCGCGGGCAAGATGAAGTGGTCGAGCGGTTTCGCACGGCACTGGCACATCATCGGCTGGCCAGTACGTTCTTATTTGTGGGGCCGGAAGGCTGCGGCAAGCGGCTGCTGGCGCACAAGTTGGCCCAGTCGTTTTTGTGCGAAGTGAATCCCGAAGAGGCGTTGAATCCTTGCGGAAATTGCACAGCGTGCAAACAAGTGCTCGCGGGTACGCATCCCGATTTGGATGTGATTGCGAAGCCCGAGGATAAGTCGAGCATTCCGCTGGAGATGTTGATTGGAGACAAAGAGCACCGGATGCGCGAAGGGCTTTGCTTTCGAATCTCGCTGAAGCCTTACTCGGGTCGGCGGAAGATCGCGATCATTGATGATGCTGATTTTCTGTTTCACGAAGGGGCCAATTGCCTGCTGAAGACGCTGGAAGAACCGCCGCCGAAGTCGATACTGATCTTGCTTGGCACCAGTGAGCAGCGACAACTGCCAACGATCCGCTCGCGTTGCCAGGTGGTTCGCTTTCAGCCCTTGGTGCCAGAAGATATTGCGGCGATCTTGCTCGCACAGCATGTGACTGACGACCCGGCGGCAGCCCAACAAGCTGCAGCAATTGCCGAAGGGAGTGTGGCGGTGGCGACGCGAATGCTCGATGCGGAACTGGCGGAGTTTCGCAGCGAGTTATTGCAGTCGCTATCGCAGACGCTGCTGCAGCCCGCGGTGCTCGTCAAATTGGTGCAAACGTTTGTCGACGGTGCGGGGAAAGAATCCGCTGCCAAGAAGCAACGCCTGAAAGATGCCCTAGGGAGTGCGACCCTCTTCTTTCGCCAGTTGATGTTGGCGGCCAGTGGAGCCAGCGAGGCAACGCCGGCGTTACGTTCGTGGCCTTACGGCGCGAAAGCGAGTGCGACTGCCGTGGATCTTTGCCTCGAAGCGAGCACGGCCGTCGATGCGAATGCCTCGGCGGCGAATGTGCTGGAATGGTGGGCCGACGAGTTGGCCACGCTGCAGCGAACCGGCACCGCGTCGCTACTCTCCCATTAG
- the tmk gene encoding dTMP kinase: protein MFISFDGVDGAGKSTQVRLLREWLVARGKQVVTCRDPGSTSLGEKLREVLLSHHDVAIHRRSEMLLYMAARAQLVEEVIRPALGRGEWVLSDRYLLANVVYQAHAGGMNIEEVWQTGRVATGGLMPNLTIVLDMPAAAARARQGRPPDRMEAQGLDYLEKVRQGFLTEATAGRVPIVVFAADRQPGVIHAEVVATVEQLLAGLAGGS from the coding sequence ATGTTTATCAGCTTCGATGGTGTGGATGGCGCGGGGAAGTCGACCCAAGTTCGACTGCTGCGCGAGTGGCTCGTCGCCCGCGGCAAGCAGGTGGTCACTTGCCGAGATCCGGGGAGCACCAGCTTGGGAGAGAAGTTGCGCGAAGTGCTCCTGTCGCACCACGACGTGGCGATTCATCGCCGCAGCGAAATGTTGCTGTATATGGCTGCTCGGGCACAACTGGTCGAAGAGGTGATTCGCCCGGCCCTGGGGCGCGGCGAGTGGGTTCTGTCCGACCGGTACCTGCTGGCGAATGTCGTCTATCAGGCACATGCCGGGGGAATGAACATCGAGGAAGTCTGGCAGACTGGGCGCGTGGCCACCGGGGGCTTGATGCCGAACCTGACCATCGTGCTCGATATGCCCGCCGCAGCTGCGCGAGCGCGGCAAGGTCGCCCGCCCGATCGGATGGAGGCCCAAGGGCTGGATTATCTGGAAAAGGTCCGGCAGGGTTTTCTCACGGAAGCAACTGCCGGGCGAGTCCCCATTGTGGTGTTCGCAGCGGATCGACAGCCCGGAGTCATTCATGCAGAAGTTGTGGCAACAGTCGAGCAACTGTTGGCCGGTTTGGCAGGTGGCTCATGA
- a CDS encoding inositol monophosphatase family protein: MNAPDPRQFLSLAEHAARVGAGILMEWRDKFTAREKGPKDLVTEADLASQVAIRKLLLDAHPDHDFLGEEDASLGGRQTERTSDFRWIVDPLDGTANYVHRLQTFATSIGLEYKGQIIAGCIFDPVTDECYTAGLGCGTTLNGQPIHVSDCQEISQALVAVSFRANVMRGSRDVNRFIETLHATQSIRRLGSAALNCCYVAAGRLDAYFATSGIQIWDVAAGILIITEAGGTLTAADGGSLNFEHPELLAASSSRLHGQMLEVLQRADQM; this comes from the coding sequence ATGAACGCTCCCGATCCGCGACAGTTTTTGTCACTCGCCGAACATGCCGCCCGCGTGGGAGCTGGCATCTTGATGGAGTGGCGAGACAAGTTTACGGCCCGCGAAAAGGGGCCGAAGGACCTGGTGACGGAGGCTGACCTGGCGTCGCAAGTCGCGATCCGCAAACTACTTCTGGATGCTCACCCCGATCACGACTTTCTCGGCGAAGAGGATGCGAGCCTGGGTGGCCGGCAAACGGAGCGGACGAGCGACTTCCGCTGGATCGTCGACCCGCTCGACGGCACGGCGAACTACGTCCATCGGCTGCAGACCTTCGCGACTTCGATCGGCTTGGAATATAAGGGGCAGATCATCGCTGGGTGCATCTTCGACCCAGTCACCGATGAATGCTATACCGCGGGCCTCGGCTGCGGAACGACGCTAAACGGCCAGCCGATCCATGTGAGCGACTGCCAGGAGATTTCGCAGGCCCTGGTGGCCGTTAGCTTTCGGGCGAATGTGATGCGCGGCTCGCGCGACGTGAACCGCTTCATCGAGACCTTGCACGCCACCCAAAGCATTCGCCGCCTGGGCTCCGCCGCCCTCAACTGCTGCTATGTCGCTGCTGGTCGGCTGGATGCCTATTTTGCCACCAGTGGCATTCAAATTTGGGACGTCGCCGCAGGTATTCTGATCATTACCGAAGCAGGGGGCACCTTGACCGCTGCCGACGGCGGCTCGCTCAATTTCGAGCATCCCGAACTGCTCGCTGCCTCGTCCTCGCGACTCCACGGCCAGATGCTAGAAGTGCTGCAGCGGGCAGACCAGATGTAG
- the imm31 gene encoding Imm31 family immunity protein — protein sequence MPDTHPAFAFYEKVRVNSPNERNRSVNGELGAVLGRVEDEAGAWHYTVSLYSTKVCWDFRESELLPTGEHAQREDFYSGSTIRVDGNGRIVNDS from the coding sequence ATGCCTGACACGCATCCCGCATTTGCCTTTTATGAAAAGGTGCGAGTTAACTCACCCAACGAACGCAACCGGAGCGTGAATGGTGAACTGGGAGCCGTCCTCGGGAGAGTTGAGGATGAAGCAGGCGCGTGGCATTACACGGTGAGTTTGTATTCCACCAAAGTCTGCTGGGACTTTCGTGAGAGCGAGCTACTGCCAACCGGAGAACATGCGCAGCGAGAAGATTTCTATAGCGGTTCAACGATTCGTGTTGACGGCAATGGACGAATTGTGAATGACTCGTAG
- the groL gene encoding chaperonin GroEL (60 kDa chaperone family; promotes refolding of misfolded polypeptides especially under stressful conditions; forms two stacked rings of heptamers to form a barrel-shaped 14mer; ends can be capped by GroES; misfolded proteins enter the barrel where they are refolded when GroES binds), with protein sequence MPKIIAFDQEAREAIRRGVSKLAKAVKTTLGPKGRNVILQKSFGSPTVTKDGVTVAKEIDLEDVYENMGARMVREVASKTSDVAGDGTTTATVLAEAIFNEGLKAVVAGVNPVQLKIGIEKAVADITEKLQKASIKIKEKSEMANVASIAANNDREIGKLLADAMEKVGKDGVITVDEGKSLQTETEWVEGMQFDRGYLSPYFVTDSNTMTAVLENPYILVYEKKLTNIKELIPVLEGVVQQSRPLLIIAEDVEGEALATLVINRLRGTFQVAAVKAPGYGDRRKAMLEDVAILTGGTAVFEALGVKLENLPLTDLGRAKKVIIDKDNTTIIEGAGKSEEIKARIEQIRREIANSTSDYDREKLEERLAKLSGGVAKVNVGGATESEVKEKKARVEDALHATRAAVQEGILPGGGVALLRAASQVKPAEGMADDEIVGYNIVVRACRAPLTMIATNAGQDGGIVCERVIESKGNQGYNALTNVYEDLVKAGVIDPTKVTRTALANAASVATLLLTSDALIAEKPKHEHGKKGHGGDHDMY encoded by the coding sequence ATGCCTAAGATTATCGCTTTCGATCAGGAAGCCCGCGAAGCCATTCGCCGCGGTGTTTCCAAGCTGGCCAAAGCTGTGAAGACGACGCTCGGCCCCAAGGGCCGGAACGTCATTCTGCAGAAGAGCTTTGGCAGCCCGACCGTCACTAAGGACGGCGTGACTGTCGCCAAGGAAATTGACCTGGAAGACGTCTACGAGAACATGGGCGCTCGCATGGTTCGCGAAGTCGCGAGCAAGACCAGCGACGTCGCCGGCGACGGCACCACCACCGCCACCGTGCTGGCCGAAGCCATCTTCAACGAAGGCCTCAAGGCCGTCGTCGCTGGTGTGAATCCAGTGCAATTGAAGATCGGCATCGAGAAGGCTGTCGCCGACATCACCGAGAAGCTGCAAAAGGCTTCGATCAAGATCAAGGAAAAGAGCGAGATGGCCAACGTGGCCTCGATCGCCGCCAACAACGATCGCGAAATCGGCAAGCTCCTCGCTGATGCGATGGAAAAGGTCGGTAAGGACGGCGTCATCACCGTCGACGAAGGGAAGAGCCTGCAGACCGAGACCGAATGGGTCGAGGGTATGCAATTCGATCGCGGTTACCTCTCGCCTTACTTCGTGACCGATTCGAACACGATGACTGCCGTGCTCGAAAACCCCTACATTCTCGTCTACGAGAAGAAGCTCACGAACATCAAGGAATTGATTCCGGTGCTGGAAGGCGTTGTGCAACAAAGCCGTCCGCTGCTGATCATTGCCGAAGATGTCGAAGGGGAAGCCCTCGCGACGCTGGTCATCAACCGCCTGCGTGGCACGTTCCAAGTGGCCGCTGTGAAGGCTCCTGGTTACGGCGATCGTCGTAAGGCAATGCTCGAAGACGTAGCCATCCTCACCGGTGGTACTGCCGTGTTCGAAGCTCTCGGCGTGAAGCTCGAGAACCTGCCGCTGACCGACCTCGGTCGCGCCAAGAAGGTGATCATCGACAAGGACAACACGACGATCATCGAAGGTGCCGGCAAGAGCGAAGAGATCAAGGCTCGCATCGAGCAGATCCGCCGCGAAATCGCCAACAGCACCAGCGATTACGATCGCGAAAAGCTGGAAGAACGCCTGGCCAAGCTCTCGGGTGGTGTTGCCAAGGTCAACGTGGGCGGTGCGACCGAAAGCGAAGTCAAGGAAAAGAAGGCTCGCGTTGAAGACGCCCTGCATGCCACCCGCGCTGCAGTGCAAGAAGGCATTCTGCCTGGTGGTGGCGTGGCTCTGCTGCGTGCCGCTTCGCAAGTGAAGCCTGCTGAAGGAATGGCCGATGACGAAATCGTTGGTTACAACATCGTCGTCCGTGCTTGCCGCGCTCCGCTGACCATGATCGCCACCAACGCCGGCCAAGACGGCGGCATCGTGTGCGAACGCGTCATCGAGAGCAAGGGCAATCAAGGTTACAACGCTCTGACCAATGTCTACGAAGACCTGGTCAAGGCTGGCGTGATCGACCCGACGAAGGTAACTCGCACCGCTTTGGCGAACGCAGCCAGCGTCGCGACGTTGCTCCTCACCAGCGATGCCCTGATCGCCGAAAAGCCGAAGCACGAGCACGGCAAGAAGGGTCACGGCGGCGACCACGACATGTACTAA
- a CDS encoding co-chaperone GroES yields MATATKDKKKAPAQLKLQPLGDRVVVEREASEERTAGGILLPDAAKEKPQRGTIVSVGNGKLLENGTRGQLQVKVGDRVIFTSWAGENFKIGDDELLLMREEDILAVLED; encoded by the coding sequence ATGGCGACCGCGACCAAAGACAAGAAAAAGGCCCCTGCCCAATTGAAGTTGCAACCTCTGGGCGACCGCGTGGTGGTCGAGCGCGAAGCTAGCGAAGAGCGAACCGCTGGCGGCATCTTGCTGCCCGACGCCGCCAAGGAAAAGCCCCAACGTGGCACGATCGTCAGCGTCGGCAACGGCAAGCTGCTCGAAAATGGCACCCGTGGCCAACTGCAAGTCAAGGTCGGCGACCGCGTGATCTTCACCAGCTGGGCCGGTGAAAACTTCAAGATCGGCGACGACGAACTGCTGCTGATGCGCGAAGAAGACATCCTGGCCGTTCTCGAAGACTAG